Proteins from a genomic interval of Narcine bancroftii isolate sNarBan1 chromosome 12, sNarBan1.hap1, whole genome shotgun sequence:
- the LOC138746623 gene encoding uncharacterized protein, protein MSPSLHNPLDSLPTTPILPYTSTSPSFHLSRPPVPSPHPSVLHFPLPPLPSIYPRPPLPSTFPPTDPSLTSPLTSPSLHLPFPPSHPDHPFPPSYPYHPLKSPELQLSHLPFHSDLLFPPSSPSFNHPPDPSTCPGPPLPLTSPEVHLPRTPPPPTSPSLHLPSDLPFSPYPPYPNFPSDLPSSPSSPQPRFPYTTPRHLSFPTPPPLTSPSLHLSRPPLPSPLPSVLPFPLPPL, encoded by the exons ATGTCACCTTCTCTCCACAACCCCCTTGACTCCCTTCCCACCAC acctatccttccctACACCTCCACCTCACCTTCGTTTCACCTCTCCCGACCTCCCGTTCCCTCACCtcacccctctgtcctgcacttccctctacctccccttccctccatctacccccgacctccccttccctccacctttcCCCCGACCGATCCTTCCCTCACCTCACCcctgacctccccttccctccacctcccatTCCCTCCTTCTCACCCTGATcatcccttccctccatcttACCCCTACCACCCCCTGAAATCACCTGAACTCCAACTCTCCC ACCTCCCCTTCCATTCTGATCTCCTCTTCCCTCCATCCTCGCCTTCCTTCAACCACCCCCCTGACCCGTCCACCTGCCCCGGACCTCCCCTTCCCTTAACCTCCCCCGAAGTCCACCTCCCCCGAACTCCACCTCCAccgacctccccttccctccacctcccctctgacctccccttcTCTCCATATCCACCTTACCCCAACTTCCCCTCTGatcttccctcctctccatctTCCCCTCAACCTCGCTTTCCTTACACCACCCCACGAC ACCTCTCCTTCCCTACACCTCCACCTCTGACCTCGCCTTCGCTGCACCTCTCccgacctcccctcccctcacctctcccctctgTCCTCCCTTTCCCTCTACCTCCCCTGTAA